A stretch of Candidatus Hydrogenedentota bacterium DNA encodes these proteins:
- a CDS encoding galactose oxidase, whose translation MKILLVALIASLFGVTASAQKQAPDWVRVTESAEWTPRDSAGEVAYNGRLWLFGGWFQSYEAPPRDVWSSPDGKTWTRVLDAAPWIHSDLPMTIAFNDKMWIMGGWYNGRLPGHSASNQVWWSADGAAWQQATPNAGWSPRLAAALVEFKGKMWLLGGTENYYFGDASSLKNDVWCSADGVQWEQVTANAGWPPRGYHQAAVLDGKMYVFGGGNYVPEYAALNDVWVTEDGKTWTCATEAAPWHPRLWFSSAVYRDRMWVIGGWSNNPSTNWADAWHSKDGKTWAKLESSVMWRERHEHSVFVLDDKLWVAGGMIPPLNNEVWSLYIPPDWFAGE comes from the coding sequence ATGAAGATCCTCCTTGTAGCCTTGATTGCCTCCCTGTTCGGAGTCACGGCGTCCGCACAAAAACAGGCGCCCGACTGGGTCCGCGTGACCGAGTCCGCCGAATGGACGCCGCGGGACTCGGCCGGCGAAGTGGCTTACAACGGCCGCTTATGGCTGTTCGGGGGCTGGTTTCAATCCTATGAAGCGCCCCCGCGCGACGTCTGGAGTTCCCCCGACGGCAAGACCTGGACGCGCGTGCTCGACGCTGCCCCGTGGATTCATAGCGATCTCCCGATGACCATCGCCTTCAACGACAAAATGTGGATCATGGGCGGATGGTACAACGGACGCCTGCCCGGCCATTCCGCATCGAACCAGGTGTGGTGGTCGGCCGATGGCGCCGCTTGGCAACAGGCTACGCCCAACGCTGGATGGTCGCCCCGGCTCGCCGCGGCTCTGGTCGAGTTCAAGGGCAAGATGTGGCTGTTGGGAGGTACCGAGAACTACTACTTCGGCGACGCGTCGAGCCTGAAAAACGATGTCTGGTGCTCCGCGGACGGCGTGCAGTGGGAACAGGTCACCGCCAACGCGGGGTGGCCGCCGCGAGGCTACCATCAGGCTGCTGTGCTCGACGGCAAGATGTACGTGTTCGGCGGCGGCAACTACGTCCCGGAATATGCCGCGCTGAACGACGTCTGGGTCACTGAAGACGGCAAAACATGGACCTGCGCCACCGAGGCCGCGCCATGGCATCCCAGGCTATGGTTCTCGTCGGCCGTGTACCGCGACCGGATGTGGGTCATCGGGGGGTGGTCAAACAACCCCTCAACGAACTGGGCTGACGCATGGCATTCCAAGGACGGCAAGACCTGGGCGAAGCTGGAATCCAGCGTCATGTGGCGCGAACGCCATGAACACTCGGTTTTCGTGCTCGATGACAAGCTCTGGGTGGCGGGAGGCATGATACCGCCTCTCAACAACGAAGTCTGGTCG